One window of Hujiaoplasma nucleasis genomic DNA carries:
- a CDS encoding permease prefix domain 1-containing protein: MNKIKSFISKLLKDYFNEEDKKELIELLTISLEEKVEDLVEQGTPRDEAIEKSIQEFGDTEDVLKAFPDKQKRASLINKRKNQLLYSIWGYIIIVGLAIFINFTFFEIFAKIPWFVIVCLGLLFWPITMLYRYLLIKK; the protein is encoded by the coding sequence ATGAATAAAATAAAATCATTTATATCTAAATTATTAAAAGACTACTTTAACGAAGAAGATAAAAAAGAATTAATAGAGTTATTGACAATCTCTTTAGAAGAAAAAGTTGAAGATTTAGTCGAACAAGGGACACCTAGAGACGAAGCAATTGAAAAGTCTATTCAAGAATTTGGAGATACTGAAGATGTTTTAAAAGCCTTTCCTGATAAGCAAAAACGAGCTTCTTTAATCAATAAGAGAAAAAACCAACTTTTGTACTCTATTTGGGGTTATATAATTATTGTAGGCTTAGCTATATTTATTAACTTTACTTTTTTCGAAATTTTTGCTAAAATACCTTGGTTTGTTATTGTGTGTTTGGGTTTATTATTTTGGCCGATCACCATGCTATACAGGTATTTACTTATAAAGAAATAG
- a CDS encoding PadR family transcriptional regulator produces the protein MISSDVIRGHIDTIILNLLTDKDMYGYELVSVIKEKSNSLFNIKEATLYSVLQRLETKELIVSYFGEKSHGRKRRYYKITPLGRAYLKEMIEEWKILKNIMHHMLGVQKDE, from the coding sequence ATGATAAGTTCTGATGTTATTCGCGGACATATTGATACCATCATCTTAAATCTTTTAACTGATAAAGATATGTATGGTTATGAATTGGTCTCTGTCATTAAAGAAAAATCAAATAGTTTATTTAACATCAAGGAAGCTACACTTTACTCTGTGCTCCAAAGACTAGAAACAAAAGAATTGATTGTTTCTTATTTTGGCGAGAAAAGTCACGGGAGAAAACGTCGTTATTATAAAATAACACCTTTAGGTAGAGCCTATTTAAAAGAAATGATTGAAGAATGGAAAATACTTAAAAATATCATGCATCACATGTTAGGGGTCCAAAAAGATGAATAA
- a CDS encoding DegV family protein, whose protein sequence is MKKLGLMVCTNSAIDYIDHNIDVRVVRSTILLGDKEYVDYEELTADKFYDKLEEDSSLFPRTSMASTGKMLEFYETLRDEGCDTILFVTISSGMSGIYDNAMMAAKMVEGVDVHVFNSKSVGYIECKMIFEAYKAYQEGKSIDEIIKDLEYIRDNNHIYFAVNDLRYLVKNGRLTNAQAFMANILKIKPLLEINNEGKVVSIEKIRTFKKAVNRVIEKFLEETENTDVEPFIIHANNPETAQYVREQVLEVRPEYKEIKDYLLTPAVGAHSGPGAITIGYIKTRK, encoded by the coding sequence ATGAAAAAATTAGGATTGATGGTGTGCACAAATTCAGCGATCGATTATATCGATCACAATATTGATGTAAGGGTCGTACGATCTACTATTCTTTTAGGCGATAAAGAATATGTTGATTATGAAGAATTAACAGCGGATAAATTTTATGATAAATTAGAGGAAGATTCAAGTTTATTTCCAAGAACTTCAATGGCATCTACAGGAAAAATGTTAGAGTTTTATGAAACTTTAAGAGATGAAGGTTGCGATACTATTTTATTTGTGACTATTTCATCAGGCATGAGTGGAATTTATGATAATGCAATGATGGCAGCTAAAATGGTTGAAGGCGTAGATGTTCATGTTTTTAACTCTAAGTCTGTAGGATATATTGAATGTAAAATGATCTTTGAAGCCTATAAAGCTTACCAAGAAGGAAAATCTATTGATGAAATCATCAAAGACTTAGAATATATTCGTGATAACAATCACATATATTTTGCGGTCAATGACTTAAGATATTTAGTAAAAAATGGTAGATTAACCAATGCTCAAGCTTTTATGGCAAATATATTAAAAATAAAACCTTTATTAGAAATCAATAATGAAGGGAAAGTTGTTAGTATTGAAAAAATTAGAACATTTAAAAAAGCAGTAAATCGTGTGATTGAAAAATTCTTAGAAGAAACTGAAAACACTGATGTTGAGCCATTTATCATTCATGCTAATAATCCAGAAACTGCTCAATATGTAAGAGAACAAGTTTTAGAAGTTAGACCAGAATATAAAGAAATTAAAGATTATTTATTAACTCCAGCTGTGGGTGCACATTCTGGCCCAGGAGCGATTACTATAGGTTATATTAAAACTAGAAAGTAG
- a CDS encoding GGDEF domain-containing protein, with the protein MNVYFWIVYIIIGILSFLPIVRIDLFSVSKKYTYFKYLSISLFIWAAITGLTHVIEDSYILYPMLLVKYPVIFFATGVTVVAFMRYLDMKIPKFLIGALWLFLFIEIGIASTNHWHQLFLDITFSEDITAQMILTASTGTFFLIHTVICYLLLLISLILIIFKMYSSLKKYKDTFPFVLIIIVMIIGIILNFIHVFIEQFTIDPTLIIYVVFSSVIYFIFYIRDVRLILKMNNNQFVLQNLREMYLIVNHHDEVVAASKSLLNKFNIKLNEGIPMDDFMMIIHEKAIVYSDSKGLEYDSDKMYIHMQTKNINLPFFKYQAHMILFYDETQIQKYIHDMEYLMNHDLMTQLYNRNYLESIRSKHENIENYTCILFDLDGLKLFNDYFGHHAGDDLLKRFASVLNKLSEEDQNILPIRMGGDEFLIIATNKSEKDILNILNMIQEETKDEDPLKQIGFSYGYHAKEAGEKMSQVLSKADINMYQMKVTREVAKNKLEETLKKKARYKE; encoded by the coding sequence ATGAATGTATATTTTTGGATTGTATACATCATTATTGGAATACTTTCTTTTCTTCCTATTGTAAGAATTGATTTGTTTTCAGTAAGTAAAAAATATACTTATTTCAAATACTTAAGCATTTCCTTATTTATCTGGGCAGCAATAACTGGTTTAACCCATGTCATTGAGGATTCCTATATTTTATATCCTATGTTACTGGTTAAGTATCCAGTTATATTTTTTGCGACTGGAGTGACTGTTGTTGCTTTTATGAGATATTTAGATATGAAAATTCCTAAATTTCTTATAGGAGCTTTATGGTTGTTTTTATTTATAGAGATTGGTATTGCCAGTACAAATCATTGGCATCAATTATTTTTGGATATTACTTTTTCAGAAGACATTACTGCTCAAATGATTTTAACTGCTTCTACTGGAACCTTCTTTTTGATACACACAGTGATTTGTTATTTATTACTTTTGATATCTTTAATTTTAATTATCTTTAAGATGTACAGTTCTTTAAAAAAATACAAAGACACCTTTCCTTTTGTGTTAATCATTATTGTAATGATCATAGGTATCATATTAAACTTTATTCATGTTTTTATTGAACAATTTACCATTGATCCAACCTTGATCATTTATGTTGTATTTTCTTCGGTAATTTATTTTATTTTCTATATTCGTGATGTCCGTTTGATTTTAAAAATGAATAACAATCAATTTGTTTTACAAAATTTAAGAGAAATGTATTTGATTGTCAATCACCATGATGAAGTCGTGGCCGCTTCTAAATCATTGTTAAATAAGTTTAATATAAAACTAAATGAAGGGATACCTATGGATGATTTCATGATGATAATTCATGAAAAAGCCATTGTCTATTCTGATTCTAAAGGTTTAGAATATGATAGTGATAAAATGTATATCCATATGCAAACAAAAAACATTAATTTGCCTTTTTTCAAATACCAAGCCCATATGATATTGTTTTATGACGAAACACAAATACAAAAGTATATCCATGATATGGAATATTTAATGAACCATGATTTAATGACTCAACTCTATAATCGTAATTATTTAGAATCTATACGTTCTAAACACGAAAATATTGAAAATTATACTTGTATCTTATTTGACTTAGATGGTTTAAAATTATTCAATGACTATTTTGGCCATCATGCGGGGGATGATTTATTAAAAAGATTTGCTTCTGTATTAAATAAATTATCAGAGGAAGATCAAAATATTTTGCCTATCCGAATGGGTGGAGATGAATTTTTAATTATTGCGACCAATAAAAGCGAAAAAGATATATTAAATATTCTTAATATGATCCAAGAAGAAACCAAAGATGAAGATCCTCTTAAGCAAATAGGATTTTCCTATGGTTACCACGCTAAAGAAGCTGGTGAAAAAATGTCACAAGTATTGTCTAAAGCCGATATTAATATGTATCAAATGAAAGTAACAAGAGAAGTAGCTAAGAATAAACTAGAAGAAACCTTAAAAAAGAAGGCTCGATATAAAGAATAA
- a CDS encoding DUF523 domain-containing protein, with product MDKIGLSACLLGVGCKYNGKHNLNIDLIKTLKGKELVLICPEVMGGLSTPRIPSEIQSDGRIINQDFEDVTYFFNLGKDLSLEKLNNNQVKKVILKDGSPSCGYKTIYDGSFTNTKIKGQGVTTKHLLSNQIEVIEID from the coding sequence ATGGATAAAATTGGTCTTAGTGCTTGTTTATTAGGTGTAGGTTGTAAGTATAACGGAAAACATAATTTAAATATTGATTTGATAAAAACTTTAAAAGGAAAAGAATTAGTTCTTATCTGTCCAGAAGTTATGGGTGGATTATCTACACCGAGAATTCCTAGCGAAATTCAAAGTGATGGTCGTATTATCAATCAAGACTTTGAAGATGTTACTTATTTTTTCAACTTAGGTAAGGACTTAAGTTTAGAAAAACTTAATAATAACCAAGTTAAAAAAGTAATTTTAAAAGATGGGTCTCCATCTTGTGGTTATAAGACTATTTATGATGGTAGTTTTACCAATACTAAAATTAAAGGTCAAGGCGTAACAACAAAACATTTATTAAGCAATCAAATTGAAGTTATTGAAATTGATTAA
- a CDS encoding KH domain-containing protein — MAIDFEKLVFDLVMPLVIHPEDLLVKKFSEDEELITIQVLVNKEDLGRVIGKGGRIANAIRTISYAAASKIGKRVKIDIDSFE; from the coding sequence ATGGCGATAGATTTTGAAAAACTAGTTTTTGATTTAGTTATGCCATTAGTCATCCATCCTGAAGATCTTTTAGTAAAAAAATTCTCTGAAGATGAAGAATTGATTACAATTCAAGTCCTTGTTAATAAAGAAGACTTAGGTAGAGTTATTGGTAAGGGTGGAAGAATTGCTAATGCAATTCGTACAATCTCTTACGCGGCTGCATCTAAAATTGGTAAAAGAGTAAAGATTGACATTGATTCATTTGAATAA
- the rpsP gene encoding 30S ribosomal protein S16, giving the protein MVKLRLQRFGTKKRPFYRVVAADSRKKRDGRYLEIVGTYDPTTQPALVEIDNELAKKWLHLGAQPTDTVKSLFTKAGVMSEFLSEKNHK; this is encoded by the coding sequence ATGGTAAAATTAAGATTACAAAGATTCGGTACTAAAAAGAGACCGTTCTACAGAGTTGTAGCTGCAGATTCAAGAAAAAAACGTGATGGTAGATATTTAGAAATCGTTGGGACATATGATCCAACAACTCAACCTGCCTTAGTTGAAATTGACAATGAATTAGCAAAAAAATGGTTACACTTAGGTGCTCAACCAACTGACACTGTAAAAAGCTTATTTACTAAAGCTGGTGTTATGAGCGAATTCTTATCAGAAAAGAATCATAAGTAG
- a CDS encoding DUF2129 domain-containing protein: MVKRKGIVVYFKSHKVIKRLSEYKINITYINKLGKYLTGYVDESDYNQIEKELKKMKMIKYVESSRIDMEDLSFIG, translated from the coding sequence ATGGTAAAAAGAAAAGGAATTGTGGTTTATTTTAAGAGCCATAAAGTTATTAAAAGATTATCTGAGTATAAAATAAATATTACCTATATCAATAAGCTTGGCAAGTATTTAACAGGCTATGTCGATGAGAGTGATTATAATCAAATTGAAAAAGAATTGAAGAAAATGAAAATGATTAAATATGTAGAAAGCTCTCGTATTGATATGGAAGATTTAAGTTTTATAGGATAA
- the def gene encoding peptide deformylase, which produces MLLMKDIIQDGHPTLRLRAKEVDLPLSEENLNTLREMMNYIENSQNDDLVEEYDLRPSVGLAAPQINLSLKMFCMKTLDENFETMHQYAVVNPKIVSYSEAQTYLPGGEGCLSVDEDTTGIVLRSKWIRVKAHFVDLKTGFIEFKEMKIKGYPAIVFQHEYDHLLGVMFTDKIEESKPDVNAIEFKIYEDELDEE; this is translated from the coding sequence ATGTTATTAATGAAAGATATTATTCAAGATGGCCATCCTACTTTAAGATTAAGAGCTAAAGAGGTAGACTTGCCATTGAGTGAAGAAAATTTAAATACTTTAAGAGAAATGATGAATTATATAGAGAACTCTCAAAATGATGACTTGGTTGAGGAATATGATTTAAGACCATCAGTAGGTCTCGCTGCACCTCAAATTAATTTATCATTAAAAATGTTTTGTATGAAAACTTTGGATGAAAACTTTGAAACTATGCATCAATATGCCGTAGTTAACCCAAAAATTGTTTCATATTCAGAAGCCCAAACTTATTTACCTGGTGGTGAAGGTTGTTTATCGGTTGATGAAGATACAACTGGTATTGTTTTAAGATCAAAGTGGATTAGAGTCAAAGCTCATTTTGTTGATTTAAAAACCGGTTTTATCGAATTCAAGGAAATGAAAATTAAGGGTTATCCTGCCATCGTATTCCAACATGAATATGATCATTTATTAGGGGTTATGTTTACTGATAAAATAGAAGAAAGCAAACCTGATGTAAATGCCATTGAATTTAAAATTTATGAAGATGAATTAGATGAAGAATAA
- a CDS encoding FprA family A-type flavoprotein: MNFHSLEIKKDIFFVGAVDKDLRVFDIMMDTEFGSTYNSYLIKGSEKTALIDTAKAPFKDQFIERIQDIMDIKDIDYLIINHAEPDHSGTVSDILEINPQIKIFSSGPGRMNLKAIINGEADFNVVKEGQSLSLGDKTLRFTLQPNLHWPDTMFTYLEEDKVLFTCDFFGAHYAFDGVMEDKIPNKADYDRSIKHYYDSIMSPFPRDVRRGVEKIKELKPDMIAVSHGAVISKPYINKVIEWYETWSKERPKNQPKIVAIPYASAYKYTKMMAEAIKEGIEESFNNDIDIRMFDVVESKTEEIVEVINIADGFLVGSATLVRDAVKPIWDILSSLNVEVTKGKLAAAFGSYGWSGEAVQNLTERLKQLKTKTLEGIRIKFKPSEDQLIEVKEFGKNFGEELKKL; the protein is encoded by the coding sequence ATGAATTTTCATTCATTAGAAATAAAAAAAGATATTTTTTTTGTCGGTGCAGTTGATAAGGATTTAAGAGTCTTCGATATTATGATGGATACCGAATTCGGTTCTACATATAATTCTTATTTGATCAAAGGTAGTGAAAAAACTGCTTTAATAGACACTGCTAAAGCACCATTTAAAGATCAATTTATTGAAAGAATCCAAGATATTATGGATATAAAGGATATAGATTACTTGATTATTAATCATGCAGAACCTGATCATTCAGGAACTGTTTCAGATATATTAGAAATCAATCCTCAAATTAAAATATTTTCTTCAGGTCCAGGACGTATGAATCTAAAAGCTATCATCAACGGTGAAGCTGATTTCAATGTTGTAAAAGAAGGGCAAAGCTTATCATTGGGCGATAAAACCTTAAGATTTACTTTGCAACCTAATTTACATTGGCCAGACACTATGTTCACATATTTAGAAGAAGATAAAGTCTTATTTACCTGTGATTTCTTTGGAGCTCACTATGCTTTTGATGGTGTTATGGAAGATAAGATTCCTAATAAAGCTGATTATGATCGTAGCATCAAGCATTATTATGACTCTATTATGAGTCCGTTTCCAAGAGATGTGAGAAGAGGGGTTGAAAAAATCAAAGAACTTAAGCCGGATATGATTGCTGTATCTCATGGAGCTGTTATATCAAAACCTTATATTAATAAGGTGATTGAATGGTATGAAACATGGTCAAAAGAAAGACCAAAGAATCAACCTAAGATTGTGGCAATCCCATATGCTAGTGCTTATAAATACACGAAAATGATGGCAGAAGCCATTAAAGAAGGTATTGAAGAAAGCTTTAATAATGATATTGATATTAGGATGTTTGATGTTGTAGAAAGTAAAACAGAAGAAATTGTTGAAGTTATCAATATAGCTGATGGATTCTTAGTAGGTTCTGCAACCCTTGTTAGAGATGCTGTCAAACCTATTTGGGATATACTTTCTTCCTTGAATGTTGAAGTAACTAAGGGTAAATTAGCGGCTGCTTTTGGGTCTTATGGTTGGAGTGGAGAAGCTGTTCAAAACTTGACTGAAAGATTGAAACAATTGAAAACAAAAACTTTAGAAGGTATTAGGATTAAGTTTAAACCTTCTGAAGATCAACTAATAGAAGTTAAAGAATTTGGTAAAAACTTCGGGGAAGAGTTAAAAAAATTATAA
- a CDS encoding DegV family protein — translation MFRIISDSCVDLPDVLAKELDIQILPLKVTIKGKEYSNFLDHREINPKQFYDLLRNKETATTAQANPQECIEIMEEVLKNGEDVLFIVFSSQLSGTYNSCLIAQKELAEKYPDRKIIILDSLSASMGQGLLVVKAAQLKQSGKSINEVADFVENTKKDICHLFTVSDLGHLKRGGRLSNASFILGKLINIKPLLHVSIDGKLKVYGKARGRFKSLNDLISRLEATYDKDRNDQIYISHGDSLQDALYVRDQIIKKIGLTKEDFLINEIGPVIGAHSGVDTIAIFYVGNERTE, via the coding sequence ATGTTTAGAATTATTTCAGATTCATGTGTTGATTTACCAGATGTTTTAGCCAAAGAACTTGACATTCAAATTTTACCTTTAAAAGTTACCATTAAGGGTAAAGAGTACAGTAATTTTTTAGATCACAGAGAAATTAATCCCAAACAATTTTATGATTTATTAAGGAACAAAGAAACCGCCACGACTGCGCAAGCTAATCCTCAAGAGTGTATTGAAATCATGGAAGAAGTTTTAAAAAATGGGGAAGATGTTTTATTTATTGTTTTCTCAAGCCAATTGTCTGGCACATACAATTCTTGTTTGATTGCTCAAAAAGAATTGGCTGAGAAATATCCGGATAGAAAAATAATTATCTTAGATTCACTTTCTGCATCAATGGGACAAGGTCTCTTGGTTGTTAAGGCTGCACAACTAAAACAAAGTGGAAAATCAATCAATGAAGTGGCTGATTTTGTAGAAAATACTAAAAAAGATATCTGTCATTTATTTACCGTTAGTGATTTAGGTCACTTAAAAAGAGGCGGTAGATTATCAAATGCATCTTTTATTTTAGGCAAATTAATCAATATTAAACCTCTATTACATGTAAGCATTGATGGAAAATTAAAAGTCTATGGAAAAGCAAGAGGAAGATTTAAATCACTTAATGACTTAATAAGTAGATTAGAAGCTACATATGATAAAGATAGAAATGATCAAATCTATATATCTCATGGTGATTCTTTACAAGATGCCTTATATGTAAGAGATCAAATCATTAAAAAAATAGGACTTACTAAAGAAGATTTTCTAATCAATGAAATTGGACCAGTTATTGGTGCTCACTCAGGTGTTGATACAATTGCCATCTTCTACGTAGGAAATGAAAGAACTGAATAA
- a CDS encoding C1 family peptidase → MEKMKDQWIQNWNEELNQDLKHKTLRRALVENDLSKIAIKQERASLNTFRFSKEIETLPVTNQEKTGRCWIMAGLNFIRERIAKKYNLQEFEFSQNYIAFYDKLEKVNYFIESIDDFLNCEKDDRTLQHILSVGIQDGGQWDMFVSLVEKYGLVPKDAMIETKVSSQTYPLNKIINTKLRQYTAKAREIGNVSQLASLKNKP, encoded by the coding sequence ATGGAAAAAATGAAAGATCAATGGATTCAAAACTGGAATGAAGAACTTAATCAGGATTTAAAGCATAAAACATTAAGAAGAGCTCTCGTTGAAAACGATTTATCTAAGATTGCTATTAAACAAGAAAGAGCGTCTTTAAATACCTTTAGATTTTCTAAAGAGATAGAAACCCTTCCTGTAACCAACCAAGAAAAAACTGGTCGATGCTGGATTATGGCTGGTTTAAATTTCATAAGGGAACGAATCGCAAAGAAATATAACCTTCAAGAGTTTGAGTTTTCACAAAACTATATTGCTTTCTATGATAAATTAGAAAAAGTTAATTATTTCATTGAAAGTATTGATGATTTCCTAAATTGTGAAAAAGATGACAGAACCCTCCAACATATATTGTCTGTAGGTATTCAAGATGGAGGACAATGGGATATGTTTGTATCATTAGTAGAAAAATATGGCTTAGTTCCTAAAGACGCTATGATAGAAACTAAAGTAAGTTCCCAAACTTATCCGTTGAACAAAATTATAAATACGAAATTAAGGCAATATACTGCCAAGGCAAGAGAAATCGGAAATGTTAGCCAATTGGCCTCATTAAAGAACAAACCTTAA
- a CDS encoding C1 family peptidase, with the protein MVASFGLPPQSFSFEYVDKDKNYHIINNIKPLDFYHKYGGGDLLDYVSIINSPTDDKPFHQTYGIDYLGNVIGGHPIRHLNLPMNELKDFNHQTNG; encoded by the coding sequence TTGGTCGCTTCTTTTGGTTTACCACCACAGTCTTTCTCATTTGAATATGTGGACAAAGATAAAAATTATCATATCATTAATAACATTAAACCCTTAGATTTCTATCATAAGTATGGTGGTGGTGATTTACTCGACTATGTTTCTATCATTAACTCTCCAACCGATGATAAACCTTTTCATCAAACTTATGGCATTGACTATTTAGGTAATGTTATCGGAGGTCATCCTATAAGACACCTTAACTTACCTATGAATGAACTAAAGGATTTTAATCATCAAACAAATGGATGA
- a CDS encoding sulfide/dihydroorotate dehydrogenase-like FAD/NAD-binding protein, whose amino-acid sequence MYKILKKEILNPDVELMKIEAPLLSKNTKAGHFMILRTNKDSERIPLTIVKNDERSITIIYQKLGFSTLELSQKNQGEYIEDVVGPLGKAKTINYHQRILAVAGGVGAAPLYPQIKAYKDLGCQIDLIIGAKDKEHLILLSEYQEICNHVYICTDDGSLGRKGFVTSVMKDLLEKEHYDLSIIIGPLIMMKNSALLTQEKNIETEVSLNPIMIDGTGMCGNCRVSIHGKNYFACVDGPDFNADGIDFDELIHRQNYYKNEEHQCRMKLGNNHE is encoded by the coding sequence ATGTATAAGATACTTAAAAAAGAAATATTAAATCCTGATGTTGAACTCATGAAAATAGAAGCTCCTTTGCTTTCTAAAAATACAAAAGCTGGTCATTTCATGATTTTGAGAACCAATAAAGATAGTGAGAGAATTCCTCTAACCATCGTAAAAAATGATGAAAGATCGATCACCATCATTTATCAAAAGCTTGGTTTTTCTACACTTGAATTGAGTCAAAAAAACCAAGGAGAATATATTGAAGATGTTGTGGGTCCACTTGGTAAAGCCAAAACAATCAACTACCACCAACGGATTCTTGCGGTAGCTGGAGGTGTAGGAGCCGCCCCTCTTTATCCACAAATTAAAGCTTACAAAGACTTAGGATGCCAAATAGACCTTATCATAGGGGCAAAAGATAAAGAACATTTAATCTTACTAAGTGAATACCAAGAAATTTGTAATCATGTTTATATTTGCACTGATGATGGTTCTTTAGGCAGAAAAGGTTTCGTAACAAGTGTCATGAAAGATTTGCTTGAAAAAGAGCATTATGATTTATCCATCATTATCGGACCCTTAATCATGATGAAAAACTCAGCCCTTCTTACCCAAGAAAAAAATATAGAAACCGAAGTCTCTTTAAACCCCATTATGATTGATGGGACGGGTATGTGCGGAAACTGCCGAGTCAGTATCCATGGAAAAAATTATTTTGCTTGTGTTGACGGTCCAGACTTTAATGCCGATGGCATAGATTTTGACGAACTTATACATAGACAAAACTATTATAAGAATGAAGAACACCAATGTCGCATGAAGTTAGGTAACAACCATGAATAA
- the gltA gene encoding NADPH-dependent glutamate synthase, translating to MSLLDKDTRNKNFEEVALGFNLSQVHIEASRCLDCKDPRCVKACPVNINIPKFIKEILDKDYEKAYQTIYEDNILPSVCGRVCPQENQCEGSCILGIKYQPVAIGALERFLGDYSLKNDCCIDEHIVDNHDKVCVVGSGPAGLSFAASIRRLGYTTHVYEALHDFGGVLRYGIPEFRLPKSVVDKEIHRLESLNIEFFKNVIVGKTLTIKQLQEEYKYKAIFIASGAGLPNSLNIKGENLNGVYYANEFLTRVNLMKAYDFPNHPTPVKVGDNVCVVGGGNVAMDAARVAKRLGSKNVFILYRRNMDALPARKEEIHHAIEEGIEFKLLLNPVEIYGENYQVNSIKAQVMRLGEKDQSGRQKPMPTDDFITIDIDSCIIAIGQSPNPIIKNHTENLITDQKGRITVKDCETSIPGVFAGGDIVTGAATVIEAMGAGKCAAQQVDDYIKNTFH from the coding sequence ATGTCTTTATTAGATAAAGATACAAGAAATAAAAACTTTGAAGAAGTCGCTTTAGGTTTTAATCTTTCACAAGTTCACATTGAAGCAAGTCGGTGTTTAGACTGTAAAGACCCTAGATGTGTTAAAGCCTGTCCCGTAAATATTAATATTCCTAAATTCATCAAAGAAATCCTTGATAAAGACTATGAAAAAGCATATCAAACCATCTATGAAGATAATATTTTACCTAGTGTTTGTGGTAGAGTATGCCCCCAAGAAAACCAATGTGAAGGTTCTTGTATTTTAGGAATAAAATATCAACCAGTTGCTATAGGGGCTTTAGAAAGATTCTTAGGTGATTATTCATTAAAAAATGATTGCTGTATAGATGAACATATTGTTGATAACCATGACAAAGTTTGTGTTGTTGGCAGCGGACCTGCTGGATTAAGTTTTGCCGCCAGCATTCGTAGACTAGGCTATACAACTCATGTTTATGAAGCATTACATGATTTTGGTGGTGTTTTAAGATATGGTATTCCTGAATTTAGATTACCAAAATCAGTTGTTGATAAAGAGATTCACCGTTTAGAATCACTAAATATAGAATTTTTTAAAAATGTTATTGTTGGAAAAACATTAACCATTAAACAACTTCAAGAAGAATATAAATACAAGGCTATTTTTATTGCTAGTGGCGCTGGACTACCTAATTCACTAAATATTAAAGGCGAAAACTTGAATGGCGTCTATTACGCCAATGAATTCTTAACCAGAGTAAACTTAATGAAAGCCTATGATTTCCCTAATCATCCTACCCCTGTTAAAGTTGGCGATAATGTATGTGTTGTTGGTGGCGGTAATGTAGCCATGGATGCTGCTAGAGTCGCTAAGAGATTAGGATCTAAAAATGTTTTTATCCTCTACCGAAGAAACATGGATGCTCTCCCAGCTCGTAAAGAAGAAATTCATCACGCAATTGAAGAAGGCATTGAATTTAAATTACTCTTGAATCCTGTAGAAATCTATGGTGAAAATTATCAAGTTAATTCAATTAAAGCCCAAGTCATGAGACTTGGAGAAAAAGACCAATCAGGAAGACAGAAACCTATGCCTACTGATGATTTCATAACTATCGATATTGATTCATGTATCATAGCCATAGGTCAAAGTCCCAATCCAATCATTAAAAATCATACTGAAAATTTAATTACAGATCAAAAAGGTAGAATCACTGTAAAAGATTGTGAAACATCTATTCCAGGCGTTTTCGCAGGTGGAGATATCGTCACTGGTGCCGCTACAGTTATCGAAGCTATGGGGGCAGGAAAATGTGCTGCTCAACAAGTTGATGATTACATCAAGAACACTTTTCATTAA